ACGTTTCCTTGAACGCCGGATAGGTCGTGCCGATCGGAATGTTGTTGGCCTGGCCATTGCTGGCCGGCAGGCAGCCCGGATTCGAATTGGTGGGACTGGTCACGATGACCGCCGTACCAGTACAAACGCCGCTGGAATTCAACGTAGAGTCGTTGATTTGCGTGTACAGCGGGTCACCCGTGGCATTGCGCGTCGGATAGAAACTGCCATTCGGGAAGGTGTCGATAAGGACCGGCGTCTTGACGCCGAAGACCGAGCCGATGTCGGCAAAGATCGACGGACGAATACCCATCTCGCGCGCGCCCGACCCCAGCGGGATTTCGAGTTCGGCTCTGCCAAGATAGTAGGCGTGTCCGCCCAGTGAATCGTTCTGAGTGTTCTTTGAATCGTAGGGTATCAGAACCCCGTTGCCGTCGGGACCGATAACAACATTGCCGGTCCCATCCGTTTCGTACAATTGCCTTATTACGCGAGGGCCAACGCCGCGAATATCAAAGCCGCGAATGTCAGGCTCGCCAAGGAAGAACCGATCGGTGAGCTGAACGTCATCCGTTTCCGGGCCCTTGTCTTTCAGGCCGTGGATATATCCGACTTCCGCTCCGAGCGTGAAGATGAAACCCGGGCGTAGCTGCCAAAACCGCTTCGCTTCCGCCCGTCCGCGAACGTAGTAGGTATCGCCGCCAAGGCCCGCCAGGTCGACACTGGCAATGGCTCGCTGACCACGTGTCGGTCGCGCGCCATTGTCCAAGGTGTTCTGAATGACCGACATGCCCAGAATTGAACTGGTGCGCTTGCCGATGGCGTCGCACAGATAGCGTCCGGCAAGGATCGGGTCGCAAGTCCGCACGCCATCGCCATCGAGGTCGGAGTAATACTGGTTTTCGTCGATGGTTACGTCTTCAAAGTTCAACGTATAGCGAGCAAGCGCTGAAACCGTCTCGGTCAGCGGAATTCCCAAACGCCCCTGAAGTCCTGTCGTCGAGGATTCGTAAGTGGCGGTGGTATCCTTGTAATAGGCGTTGTTGTAGTCGCGGCGGTAGATGTCGGCACCGGCCGAGATGTTCTTGTCGAATACGTAAGGCTCGGTGAAGCTGACGTTGAACGCTTGCGAATAGCGCGAATAGTTGAGCTGAAGGCCCACGGTCTGCCCGCGGCCGCGGAAGTTGTTCTGGCGGATCGAGCCCTGGAACACGAAGCTCTCAAGGCTGGAGAAGCCGGCCGAAAGCGAAAGCTCGCCCGTCGCCTGTTCCTGGACGTTAGCCTCGAGGACGATCCGGTCGGGCGCGCTGCCATCGACCTGCTCGATCTCGAAGTTCTCCTGGAAATAGCCCAGCGAGTTGATGCGCGCGGTCGAACGTTTGACGCTCAGCGAGTTGAACGCATCGCCTTCGGCAAGGCGGAACTCACGCCGGATAACCTTGTCCTGCGTCAGCGTGTTGCCGTTGATGTCGACCCGCTCGACATAGACGCGCGGCGCTTCGTTGATGACGAACTTGAGGTCCATCGTCAGGTTTTCGCGATTGCGCACGTACTGTGGGCGCACTTCGGCGAAGGCATAGCCGAACGTGCCAGCCGTCTCGGTGATGTTGTCGATGGTATCTTCGACCAACTTGGCATCATACCAGTCGCCGGTTTTCATCGGCAGCGCGTTGGTCATCACCGTGCTGTCGAAATCACGCAGCTGGCTTTCGACAGCGACGTTGCCGAACTTGTAGCGCTCACCCTCTTCCACCACGAACGTGATGATGAAGTCTTTCTTGTCCGGGGTCAGCTCGGCAACCGCAGAGACGATGCGGAAATCGACATAGCCGTTCTGCAGATAGAACGAGCGCAGCTGCTGCTGGTCGAACGCCAGCCTGTCAGGGTCATAGCTCGTCGTCGAGCTGAAGATCTTGGTCAGGCTGGCGACCTTGGTCACCATCTCGCCCTGCAACTCACCATCCGAGAACTGCTCGTTGCCGATGATGTTGATCTGGCGGACCTTGGACTTCGGACCTTCGTTGATCTCGAAGATGACATCGACGCGGTTCTGGTCGAGCTGGACCATCTGCGGCTCGACCGTTGCCGCGAAGCGACCCTGGCGCTTGTAGAGTTCGATGATGCGCGCGACGTCTGCGCGGACCTTGGAACGGGTGAATATCTGACGCGGCGCGAGCTTGATCTCGGGCAGGATCTTGTCGTCCTTGAGGCGCTTGTTGCCCTCCAGAACCACCCGGTTGATCACCGGGCTTTCGACGACCGTGATGACAACATTGCCGGTATTCGCGTCGAAATCGATGTTGAAGTCCGAAAACAGCTCGGTAGCGGCCAGGTCCTTGAGCGCCTGGTCGGCCAAGGCGGCAGTGTAGTTCTGCCCGACGCGCATCTGGATGTAAGATACGATCGTCGCGGGTTCGAGCCGCTGGGCGCCCGCCACCGCGATCGAACGGATCACGCCGCCTTCGGGCTGTGCCGGAGTTTGGGCTGGGGCCTGGGCAGCTGCTGCATCAAGCGGTGCCGGCGCTGCAGGTGGCTGGGCCTGTTGGGCAAGCGCCGCAACCGGAACTCCCGCCAGGACAGTGCACCCCAGGAGGGCCACAACGAAATGCGAGGCGCCGATCGACTTTGCCTTACCGCTCATGTCCCCATCCATTCTTACGCGCCACATCCCAATTTATTGCTGCAGTGACTTCGTCCCGGTCAAGACGACAAGTCTCGCGAAAGCGCGAGGTGCGGCCTTGCCCCAAGTGAGGCAGGCGTTCAAGCAAACTTGCCGGGATTTACGCTGCAGTGCCTTCCTTATCCCCGCCCCGCTAATGCCGGGTGGAGCCCACTCACCTTCGCCTAGCTGCCGAACAAAGACAGCGAGGCGACGTCGTTGATGGTAACGAACAGCATCAAGGCCAGCACGAAGGCTATACCGGTGCGGAACGCCCATTCTTGACTGCGCGGACTGGCTGGTTTCCGGCGGACCGCTTCGGCCGCGTAGAAAGCCAGATGCCCACCGTCGAGGGCCGGGATTGGCAGCAGGTTAATGAATGCCAAGTTAATCGAGATCATCGCCGCGAACCATACGTATTCGCGCCATCCGAGGCTCAGTTGCTCGCCGGAAAACTTGGCGATCTTGATCGGTCCGCCAAGCTCGGTGATCGGCCGTCGGCCTGTCACGATCTGCTTGATGCCGGTCACCATCATGCTGACGATGTCGCCGGTCTGCCGCACCGACAGCACGACGGCCTCAGCGGGACCTACGGGAACCAGGCGCCCTGCCCCCGATCCAATGCCGACCTGCCCCGTCAGGAACTCGTTACCGAAGCGATCTCGCTCCTTCACCGCGGCGATCTGGAACTCGTAAGTCAGGCGCTCTCCGCCGCGCTCGACTTCGAAGGCAATGTCCTCGCCGGGATAGGCGGCGACCATTGCCGGAACTTGGTTGAAGCCTTCGATAGTGTTGCCGTTCACCGCCAGGATACGGTCCCCGACCTTGATCCCAGCCTTGGCAGCAGCGCCATCGTCCACCAGCATCGCGACGACAGGAGGTATCTCCAGGCGGCCATAGGCGAGATTGAAACTGGCGAGGATCGCGATGGCGACAAGCAGGTTGGTCACCGGCCCCGCAGCAACGATCAAGGCGCGCTGCCATAAAGGCTTGGCCTGAAAGGTTTTCGCCCGCTCTTCCTCTGGCAGCGCAAGCCATTCTTCGCTCGGCTGCCCTGCGGGGTTCATGTCACCGGCGAATTGCACGTAGCCACCGAGCGGCAGAGCGGAGAGCTTCCAGCGAGTACCGCGCTTGTCGGTATAGCCGGCCAGTTCCTTACCAAAGCCGACCGAGAAGCTGTCGGCCTTAACGCCGAACCAGCGCCCCACCAGATAGTGACCGAGTTCGTGGACGGTCACCAACGGCCCAAGCACCAGCAGGAAGCCGACTATCCACATCCACCAAGGAACGCTCTCAAGCAACTCGGGTAATCTCCAGCATTTCGGCGGCCCTCACCCTCGCCACAGCGTCGACGGCGAGAACATCGTCGAGGCACTGTGGTGCGGGTGGCAGGTCGCTGTCGAGAGTTTGCGCCACCAATGCCGAAATATCGGTGAACGCTATCTGACCAGCGAGAAACGCCGCCACGGCCACTTCGTTCGCTGCGCTCAGCACCGCAGGCGCAGCCCCGCCCGCTTCCGCCGCTTCACGCGCAAGCCTGGTCGCGGGGAAGCGCTCCTCGTCGGGCGCAAAGAAAGTCAGCGAGCCAAGCGCTGCAAGATCCAGCGGTGCACAAGGCGTATCCATGCGCGCCGGCCAGGCGAGGCACGAGGCGATAGGCACGCGCATGTCCGAAGGGCCAAGCTGCGCCAGGGTGGACCCGTCGCGGTATTCGACCATCGAGTGGATCACGCTTTGCGGATGGACGAGAATGCGGATCTTCTCGAGCCCGACCGGAAACAGCCGGTGCGCCTCGATGTATTCGAGGCCCTTGTTCATCATCGTCGCGGAATCGATGGTGATCTTCGCACCCATGTCCCAGTTCGGATGCTTGAGCGCCTGCGCCGGGCTTGCCGCGCGCAGTTGATCCCAGGTCCATTCGCGGAACGGCCCGCCACTCGCTGTCAGGGTGATCGAGCGTACGTCCTCGATCCGGCCGGCTTGCAGGCATTGGAAAATCGCGTTGTGCTCGCTGTCGGTGGGCAGCAGCGTGGCGCCGAACCGCGCGACGGCGGCGGTCATCACGTCGCCTGCCGAAACCAGCGCCTCTTTGTTGGCCAAGGCCACCACGCCGCCCTGCTCGATCGCCGCCATTGTCGGCGCCAACCCGGCGGCCCCGACGATGGCCGACACCGTCAAGTCGGTGGCGCGCCCGGCGGCTTCGCACAGCGCCTGGGCGCCTCCTGCACTTTCGATCCCGGTTCCAGCGAGTGCCTCCCGCAATTCCGGCAGGCGAGCTTCATCGCCGATGACCGCGATCTCGGGTCGAAACTCACGCGCCAGGCGAGCCAGCTCATTCGCTTGGGAATGGGCCGTCAGCGCCACCACGCGCCAGTCCGTCCGGTTGCGCCGGATCAGGTCGAGCGTGGAGGCCCCGATCGAGCCGGTCGCCCCAAGGATCGTGATTGTACGCATCGGTCTTTGACCTAGACGACCATCTGCGTCGCGACCAAACCAGCCACGATCGCGACCGGGATTAGGCCGTCGATCCGGTCGAATATCCCGCCATGACCCGGAATCAGGCGCGAACTGTCCTTAACGCCTGCGCGTCGCTTCAGCCAGCTCTCGAAAAAGTCTCCGACTTGAGCCACGACTGCCAGCCCCGCCCCGACAAACACCGCGCCGACGAGGTTCTGCGCCGACATCTTGAGTCCCAACTCAAACCGCGGACCGAGCCAGTCGTCGAGCGGCGCATCGATCGCAAACACCCAGGCGAAGACCCAAGCAGCGGAAGCTACCATGCCACCAACCAGACCTGCCCAGGTCTTGGACGGACTTATCGATGGCGCAATCTTCGGCCCGCCGATCGCGCGGCCGACAAAGTAGGCGCCGGTGTCCGTGGCGACGGTCACCCCGATGACCAGCACCAGCAGGAAAGTGCCCGCCCCAGCCATGATCGAAGCGGCACAGCCGAAATAGAACGCCCCGGCGATCACCGCGGGAAGGCGGACGGTGAAACGCGGCGTGGCCTTGAACACCAGCAGCATGAACTCAACGAAGCCGATCAGCGCGACCAGGTAGATGAACGTGTCGAGCGCCTGTCCGCCCAGCCACAAGGCCAGCAACAGCACCGCGAGCATCATCCCAGCCGACGCCAGCCGGATCGGCAGATCCGCCGTTCGCACATTCAACGGCACCGGGTCGAAACTTCCCGGGGCGTGGGCTGCGGGCCTATCGTCCGCCATATCGCCGTTCCCTGCCGGCAAAACTCGCCAGCGCCTCTTCTAAATGCGCGAGAGTGAAATCCGGCCACAGCACATCGGTAAACCACATCTCGGCATAGGCCGCTTGCCAGAGCAGGAAGTTCGACAGCCGCACCTCGCCCGAGGTGCGGATCAGCAGATCGAGCGGCGGCAAATCGGCGGTGTCGAGATTGGCAGCGATCGTCTCGGGCGTCACCGGGCCCTCGGCGGCGGCCTTGGCGGCGGCGCGGGCAATCTCCTGCTGCGAGCCATAGTTCAGCGCCACAGCCAGCGTCTTGCTGCCACCCGATGTCCGTTCCAGCGCGTCTTCGAGCATCTCGACAATATCAGGCGCCATGGCCTTGTAATCGCCGAGTATCTTCAGCCGCACGTCATTGGCGATGAACTCAGGCAAGTCGCTGCGGATGAACTTCCGCATCAGGCCCATGAGATCGGAGATCTCTTCATCGGGCCGTTTCCAGTTCTCGGAGGAAAAGGCGTAAAGCGTGAGGCAATCGATCCCCATCGGCCCGATCGCGCGGACAAGCCGGCGCACGGCCTCGACCCCGCGCTGGTGACCCAGGGCGCGTGGCAGATGGCGCCGCTTGGCCCACCGGCCGTTGCCATCCATGATGATCGCGACGTGGCGGGCGCTGTAGGATTTTCCGTCTTTCCGCACTGAACCTTGTGCTTCGAGTGAGGCTGCACCGCCTTCACCCGACGTAACCGGAGACGGGGAAGAAGCGTTCACGGCTGCAGGATTTCCTTTTCCTTGTGCGCCGCTGCCGCATCCACGTCGGCCACGAAACGATCGGTCAGCTTCTGGACTTCGTCTTCCATCCGCTTGCGGTCGTCTTCCGAGATATCCTTCTTCTTCTCGTCTTCCTTGAGCGCTTCCATGCCGTCGCGGCGGACGTTGCGGATGGCGATCTTGGCGCCCTCGGCATACTTGCCGGCGAGCTTCGCCAGTTCCTTGCGGCGCTCTTCAGTCAGGTCGGGCAGCGGCAAGCGCAAGGTCTGGCCGTCGATCATCGGATTGAGGCCGAGGTTGGCGTGGGCAATGCCCTTCTCCACCGGCGTCACGTTCGACCGGTCCCACACCTGCACGCTCAGCATGCGCGGCTCGGGCGCGGAAACGGTGGCGACCTGGTTCAATGGCATCATCGAACCGTAGACCTCAACCATGACGGGGTCGAGCAGCGCCACGTTGGCGCGCCCGGTGCGCAAGCCCGAAAGGTCGCTCTTCAGGCTCTCGACTGCACCGACCATCCGGCGCTCGATATCGGCCTTGTCGTACTTGGGCATCTCAGGCTTCCTTTTGCACTATCGTCTGCACGCCTTCACCTGACAGCACCCGCGCAAGATTGCCCTTCTCGCGGATCGAGAAGACCACGATCGGGATATCGTTGTCGCGGCACAGCGCCACGGCGGAGGCGTCCATGACCTTGAGGTTGTCTGCAAGGACACGGTCGTAACTCACGGTTTCGAAACGCGTCGCATTCGAATTCTTCTTCGGATCGTCGTCGTAGACGCCATCGACGCTGGTGCCCTTGAGCAAGGCATCGCACCGCATCTCCGCAGCCCGCAGGGCCGCGCCACTGTCAGTGGTGAAGTAGGGGCTGCCGACACCCGCGGCGAAGATCACGATGCGCCCCTTCTCCAGGTGGCGTTCAGCCCGGCGGCGGATCACGGGCTCGCAAACCTGGTCCATCTGCACGGCCGACTGGACCCGCGTATGGACGCCAAGTTGTTCAAGCGCGTTCTGCATCGCCAGCGCGTTCATCACCGTGGCCAGCATGCCCATGTAATCGGCTTGCGCCCGGTCCATGCCCTGGGCCGCACCCGCCATGCCGCGGAAGATGTTTCCGCCGCCAATGACGAGGCAAATTTCGAGGCCGCTTTCCTTGGCCGCCTTAACCTCGCGCGCGAGCTCGTTGACCACTGCAGGATCGATCCCGAACTGCTGCCCGCCCATAAGCACTTCGCCCGATAACTTGAGCAGGACGCGCTTGACGCTGGGCATTGGCATGGGGCGGGGTTCTCTCCGGTAGGACTGGGATTTGCCGCCCTTATAGAGCGCGGCGGAGCGGTGCCAAGGGGGCGAAGGGCCTTGGTAGACGCCGCGTAGCCGACGTCGTGGCAATTGGCGATGATGCTTCTGGATTTGCTGACGCACGGTTTTCGGCAAACTGTCTGACGCCGTCGTATCATTAGCTGGTCAGCTAAAGCCGTGACTGGTCCTGCCGAGACATTCACGGATAAACTGCATAACGGCGATTATCGGCGCGCTGCGGTGTGTGTCGCTGTGCCGGACTAGCCAGACTGGCTGGCGCAGGATTTCGTCGCTCACCTTGTTAAGACCATCGGCCATGAACAGCGGCAAGACTCCAAGCCCTGCCCCGCCCTTCACCGCGGCAAGCTGACTTGCAAGACTCGTAGTCGTGACGGCAGCCTTGCCCTTGGGCCGCATCTTGCGCAGCCATTGTGCGGCGGCAAGGTCGGCATCGCGCTCATCCCAACACACAAGTCGATCGATGATTGGGCCTTCCAGCAGATAGTCGGACGCGGCGAAGATCGCGCTTTCCATTTCAGCGACTTTCGAGACCAGATAACTTCCAGATCGAGGCCGTACGAGTCTTAGAGCGATGTCCGCCTCGCGACGGCTGAGTTGTACAGTGCGCACGTCCGTCACGACTTCAAGGCGCAACTCTGGGTGGCGCGCGAGAAGTGTCGCCACATTTGGCAGGATCAGTCGGGTCGCAAAGTTCTCCGCTGTGGCAAGGCGCACGGTCCCTGTGACCGAGCTGCCGTGCCCGCTTCCGCGCGCTGTGAAGGCAAACATCGCCCGTTCGGCAGCTTCTGCGTTCTCCACCAATGCACGGCCTGCATCTGTCGGAAGATATCCGCGCGGAGTTCGATAAAACAGATGCGAGCCCAACGCGTGCTCTAGGTCCTCGATGTTACGGGAAACCGAAGACGGAACGATGCGCAGGCTGCGGGCCGCACCGGACAACGTTCCCTCATGTATCAAGGCCAGAAAGACCCGGACTTTGTCCCAGTCGAACTCTTTCGTTTTTTCGAAAGCCACCCTCTCAAATCCTCCGTATCCTGCGCTCAGCACAATAAACTAATCGTCTCGGCAGGAACACAGACACGAGAAAGGATCCTGCCGTGAACCTCACGACCGGAAAACGCGAACTGGCCGCCATCGACGGCGCGCGCGGTGAAGCTACCGAAGCGCGAATTCGCCGGACATCGCCCCTGCTTGCGGACATGCTGCTAGATCATGCATTCGGCACCGTCTTTGCCAGTACCGCGCTTTCGCGGCGCGAACGCGAGATGGCGACGATCGGCATGTTGGGCGCGATAGGCGGCGTGGAGCCGCAATTGCGCCTCCACGTCGAGGCGGCATTGCGTGTGGGCGCGGATCGCGACGAGATCGTGGCCCTTCTGGAGCAGATGTCGGTCTATGCTGGTTACCCGCGCGCCATCAACATGCTGAATACAGTGCGGGAAGTCTTTGATGAGGAACGGCTTCCTATGGCCGCGGGTACCAAGGAATGGTCCCTCCGCGACTCCACCACGCGTGTATTCGATAGCGGCGAGAACAAGCCGGTGTTGGTGCTGGTCCATGCTCTCGGACTGGATTGGCGCATGTGGCGAGACGTCATTCCTCATCTGACCAGAGCGCACCGCGTTATCGCTTATGACTTGCGCGGCTTCGGCGCCGCCCAAACTGCAGCGCCCGCACAAGGCCTCAGCGACTACGCGGTCGACCTGGCCGAGCTCATCCAAAGCCTCGGCACCGGCCCCGTTCACCTGGCCGGGCTTTCGCTGGGAGGATCCATCGGACTCGAACTGGCTCTCAAGCATCCAGAGCTGCTCTCGAGCCTCACAGTCATCGCGGCCACAGCCTGGTCGTTCCCTGCATTTGCAGAGCGCGCCCACGCCGCCGACGAGCAAGGCCTTCCCGCCCAGATTGCACCAAGTCTGACGCGCTGGTTTCGGCCTTCCGACCTTGCCACCAACAACTGGGGCGTGCGCTATGCGCGTGATTGCGTTGAGCGAGCAGACCTCGCGGGATGGCGCGCGGGATGGAATGCCCTCGCCGGTATCGGGGTAGGCGAACATCTCGGGCAAATTTGCATCCCCACCCACGTGATCGCAGGCGAAAATGATGCGTCGACACCTCCGTCGCTCATGCAAGGATTGGCGGAAATCCCAACAACCAGATTCACCACGATCTCCGGTGCCCCACATATGCTGGCGCTCACCCATGCAGATGAACTTGCAAAGGCCATTTCGCTCGATTGAGCCGGATTGCCTTCGTCAAGCCCATTCTACTGACACGAAAAAGGCCGCCGAACCGAAGTTCGGCGGCCTTTCGAAAAGCCAAAGCTGGCGAAAAGGATCAGCCGGCGACAGCCGCGGCGACTTCCGCCGCGAAGTCGGTGACTTCCTTCTCGATGCCTTCGCCGAGCTGGAAGCGGACATAGTCCTTCAGCACGATCGACGTACCGGCGGCCTTGCCGGCCTGCGCGACGACGTCGGAGA
Above is a genomic segment from Altererythrobacter sp. Root672 containing:
- the bamA gene encoding outer membrane protein assembly factor BamA codes for the protein MSGKAKSIGASHFVVALLGCTVLAGVPVAALAQQAQPPAAPAPLDAAAAQAPAQTPAQPEGGVIRSIAVAGAQRLEPATIVSYIQMRVGQNYTAALADQALKDLAATELFSDFNIDFDANTGNVVITVVESPVINRVVLEGNKRLKDDKILPEIKLAPRQIFTRSKVRADVARIIELYKRQGRFAATVEPQMVQLDQNRVDVIFEINEGPKSKVRQINIIGNEQFSDGELQGEMVTKVASLTKIFSSTTSYDPDRLAFDQQQLRSFYLQNGYVDFRIVSAVAELTPDKKDFIITFVVEEGERYKFGNVAVESQLRDFDSTVMTNALPMKTGDWYDAKLVEDTIDNITETAGTFGYAFAEVRPQYVRNRENLTMDLKFVINEAPRVYVERVDINGNTLTQDKVIRREFRLAEGDAFNSLSVKRSTARINSLGYFQENFEIEQVDGSAPDRIVLEANVQEQATGELSLSAGFSSLESFVFQGSIRQNNFRGRGQTVGLQLNYSRYSQAFNVSFTEPYVFDKNISAGADIYRRDYNNAYYKDTTATYESSTTGLQGRLGIPLTETVSALARYTLNFEDVTIDENQYYSDLDGDGVRTCDPILAGRYLCDAIGKRTSSILGMSVIQNTLDNGARPTRGQRAIASVDLAGLGGDTYYVRGRAEAKRFWQLRPGFIFTLGAEVGYIHGLKDKGPETDDVQLTDRFFLGEPDIRGFDIRGVGPRVIRQLYETDGTGNVVIGPDGNGVLIPYDSKNTQNDSLGGHAYYLGRAELEIPLGSGAREMGIRPSIFADIGSVFGVKTPVLIDTFPNGSFYPTRNATGDPLYTQINDSTLNSSGVCTGTAVIVTSPTNSNPGCLPASNGQANNIPIGTTYPAFKETFLGNSAMPRLSVGIGVNWNSPFGPFRIDFAYPILKQEGDDTKKFSFNVGTQF
- the rseP gene encoding RIP metalloprotease RseP, which gives rise to MWIVGFLLVLGPLVTVHELGHYLVGRWFGVKADSFSVGFGKELAGYTDKRGTRWKLSALPLGGYVQFAGDMNPAGQPSEEWLALPEEERAKTFQAKPLWQRALIVAAGPVTNLLVAIAILASFNLAYGRLEIPPVVAMLVDDGAAAKAGIKVGDRILAVNGNTIEGFNQVPAMVAAYPGEDIAFEVERGGERLTYEFQIAAVKERDRFGNEFLTGQVGIGSGAGRLVPVGPAEAVVLSVRQTGDIVSMMVTGIKQIVTGRRPITELGGPIKIAKFSGEQLSLGWREYVWFAAMISINLAFINLLPIPALDGGHLAFYAAEAVRRKPASPRSQEWAFRTGIAFVLALMLFVTINDVASLSLFGS
- the dxr gene encoding 1-deoxy-D-xylulose-5-phosphate reductoisomerase; this encodes MRTITILGATGSIGASTLDLIRRNRTDWRVVALTAHSQANELARLAREFRPEIAVIGDEARLPELREALAGTGIESAGGAQALCEAAGRATDLTVSAIVGAAGLAPTMAAIEQGGVVALANKEALVSAGDVMTAAVARFGATLLPTDSEHNAIFQCLQAGRIEDVRSITLTASGGPFREWTWDQLRAASPAQALKHPNWDMGAKITIDSATMMNKGLEYIEAHRLFPVGLEKIRILVHPQSVIHSMVEYRDGSTLAQLGPSDMRVPIASCLAWPARMDTPCAPLDLAALGSLTFFAPDEERFPATRLAREAAEAGGAAPAVLSAANEVAVAAFLAGQIAFTDISALVAQTLDSDLPPAPQCLDDVLAVDAVARVRAAEMLEITRVA
- a CDS encoding phosphatidate cytidylyltransferase, which translates into the protein MADDRPAAHAPGSFDPVPLNVRTADLPIRLASAGMMLAVLLLALWLGGQALDTFIYLVALIGFVEFMLLVFKATPRFTVRLPAVIAGAFYFGCAASIMAGAGTFLLVLVIGVTVATDTGAYFVGRAIGGPKIAPSISPSKTWAGLVGGMVASAAWVFAWVFAIDAPLDDWLGPRFELGLKMSAQNLVGAVFVGAGLAVVAQVGDFFESWLKRRAGVKDSSRLIPGHGGIFDRIDGLIPVAIVAGLVATQMVV
- the uppS gene encoding polyprenyl diphosphate synthase, encoding MDGNGRWAKRRHLPRALGHQRGVEAVRRLVRAIGPMGIDCLTLYAFSSENWKRPDEEISDLMGLMRKFIRSDLPEFIANDVRLKILGDYKAMAPDIVEMLEDALERTSGGSKTLAVALNYGSQQEIARAAAKAAAEGPVTPETIAANLDTADLPPLDLLIRTSGEVRLSNFLLWQAAYAEMWFTDVLWPDFTLAHLEEALASFAGRERRYGGR
- the frr gene encoding ribosome recycling factor, whose protein sequence is MPKYDKADIERRMVGAVESLKSDLSGLRTGRANVALLDPVMVEVYGSMMPLNQVATVSAPEPRMLSVQVWDRSNVTPVEKGIAHANLGLNPMIDGQTLRLPLPDLTEERRKELAKLAGKYAEGAKIAIRNVRRDGMEALKEDEKKKDISEDDRKRMEDEVQKLTDRFVADVDAAAAHKEKEILQP
- the pyrH gene encoding UMP kinase, which codes for MPMPSVKRVLLKLSGEVLMGGQQFGIDPAVVNELAREVKAAKESGLEICLVIGGGNIFRGMAGAAQGMDRAQADYMGMLATVMNALAMQNALEQLGVHTRVQSAVQMDQVCEPVIRRRAERHLEKGRIVIFAAGVGSPYFTTDSGAALRAAEMRCDALLKGTSVDGVYDDDPKKNSNATRFETVSYDRVLADNLKVMDASAVALCRDNDIPIVVFSIREKGNLARVLSGEGVQTIVQKEA
- a CDS encoding LysR family transcriptional regulator produces the protein MAFEKTKEFDWDKVRVFLALIHEGTLSGAARSLRIVPSSVSRNIEDLEHALGSHLFYRTPRGYLPTDAGRALVENAEAAERAMFAFTARGSGHGSSVTGTVRLATAENFATRLILPNVATLLARHPELRLEVVTDVRTVQLSRREADIALRLVRPRSGSYLVSKVAEMESAIFAASDYLLEGPIIDRLVCWDERDADLAAAQWLRKMRPKGKAAVTTTSLASQLAAVKGGAGLGVLPLFMADGLNKVSDEILRQPVWLVRHSDTHRSAPIIAVMQFIRECLGRTSHGFS
- a CDS encoding alpha/beta fold hydrolase, with translation MNLTTGKRELAAIDGARGEATEARIRRTSPLLADMLLDHAFGTVFASTALSRREREMATIGMLGAIGGVEPQLRLHVEAALRVGADRDEIVALLEQMSVYAGYPRAINMLNTVREVFDEERLPMAAGTKEWSLRDSTTRVFDSGENKPVLVLVHALGLDWRMWRDVIPHLTRAHRVIAYDLRGFGAAQTAAPAQGLSDYAVDLAELIQSLGTGPVHLAGLSLGGSIGLELALKHPELLSSLTVIAATAWSFPAFAERAHAADEQGLPAQIAPSLTRWFRPSDLATNNWGVRYARDCVERADLAGWRAGWNALAGIGVGEHLGQICIPTHVIAGENDASTPPSLMQGLAEIPTTRFTTISGAPHMLALTHADELAKAISLD